The Neptunomonas concharum genomic interval GGTCAAACATCACAATGGCCATTGTGTGATCAAAACGTATGCAACGGGCGCTTTCTGCTTCGAGTTGCTTTTCAAAGCTTCTACGATTGTTGATACCTGTTAGCGGGTCTGTGGCGGCGGCTGCACGAAGCTCTTCAATTAGGCGTGCGCGCTCAGAAATATCCCGTAGTACCGCCGTCATTTCGGTGGTTTGCCCTACTCTGATTTTTGAGATGGTGACTTCTAATGGAAATTCTGTCCCATCTTGGCGCAGCCCCATTACGGATGCTCGGGTATGCATGGGGCGTGACATGACAGGTGATTCATTAAAGCCTGCAACATAGTCGTTATGCTTATGCCTAAAACGCCCCGGTAATAAGTTGACCAAAGGCATGCCAACGGCATCCTGATGCGCTATATCAAACATTTCGCCTGCGGCCTGATTAAACATTTTGATATTTTGGTCATTATCAATGGTGATGATGCCGTCGTAAGCGGAGTTAATCACCGCTTCAAAGCGTTTCATGCTGGTTTCAAGGCTTTTTTCCAGCTCTTTTTTCTCGGTGATTTCAATGCTGGTACTCAGGACGCGCACCACCTCCCCATTTCGGCTAACCAGAGGTGAGTAGTTAAAGCGCCACCAACGAGGTCGGCCATGCCGCTCTATGACGATTTCATTTTCGATAGATTTCTGGTCTTTTACACAGGTAATCAGTGCTTCTTTCACATCTTTAACGATATACCGTGGTATGACTGCATTAACGTCATGCCCAATAAGAGAGGAGACCTCGCTATCAACAATTTGCTGAAAGAGTGTATTGCCGCTGACAAAGTTGAATTTGCCGTTTTTCGCTCTCTCCCAAATAGACACCGGTGTGCCTATCGCTTCTATTTGGCTTGCCAGCTCAGAATGTGTACCACTAAGAAACATGCATATACCACGTAATAAAGAGTTCAGTTTTGTTTGATTCTAGTTCACAAACGAGAACACGGCAGAATTTATGTATCAATTAAACAACAAAACCTGCGCTTGCACAGGTTTTGTATTCAAGCGTCGTACGATTGGGCTAAAGCGTCAGCTCTTTAAACTCTTTTTCCCAACGTTTAGCTTCTTTCTTGGATGGGCCACCCAGCAGATTAACCGCATGGCGCAATCTGGCACGGCTCATATCTGGCCCTAATATCGACATTGAGTCCATCACCGATACGGTCTGATTGGTGCCTGCAATAGCGATAAACAGCGGGAACAAAAAGTCACGTAGCTTGTAGCCCATCTGTTCTGACAGTTGCTTTAGTTGTGCAAATAAGTGGTCTTTATCCCAGTTATTTTCGGTGTCCAAAAACCAGACACTGAACTGCAAGATACGCTTGGCATCTTCTAGGGTGACACTTTTGTGCTCAAAGTCTGATTCTTTAATCGGCAACATCCCTGATAAAAAGAATCCCGCCAAAGGCGCAACATCGGAGAATTTCTCAACACGCTGTTGAATGAGCGGCACGATCTGCATCAGGTATTCGGGGTTAAGCGCCCACTCTTGGAATTTGGCCGCAAACTGCTCATGGGTTAAGTTTTCACGCAGCCACAAGCCATTGAGCCAGCTCAGTTTTTCCTGATCAAACACAGGCCCACCCAGTGATACACGCTGTATATCAAAGTTGGCGAACATCTCGTCACGGCTGAATTTTTCGCTTTCATCAGGCATCGACCAACCCATGCGACCCAAATAGTTAAGCAGCGCTTCTGCCATGTAACCCATACGCTGGTAGTAAAGAATGCTGGTTGGGTTCTTACGTTTGGATAGTTTAGATTTATCGGGGTTACGCAATAGCGGCATATGGCACAGCGTTGGCATATCCCAGCCGAAGTATTGATACAGTAGTTTGTGCTTGGGTGCGGAGTTGATCCACTCTTCACCACGAATAACATGTGTGATCTCCATGAGGTGATCATCCACGACGTTGGCTAAGTGGTAAGTTGGCATACCGTCGGATTTCAGCAGGATCTGCGCATCGACCATACCCCACTCCAGCTCGATAGGCCCACGTAGTAAATCATCCACCACGCATACACCTTCACCTTCTGGGACAACCATACGAATAACATAAGGCGCACCGGCAGCTTTTCGCTTTTCTACCTCTTCTGGGGGCAGCGCCAAATCACTCTGTTTTAGTGCTGTATGGCCGCCCGCTGCACGACGAGCTTCACGTAGCTCATCTAACTCTTCAGAGGTGCGATAACAATGAAATGCGAAGCCTTTCTCGACCAGTTCATGAGCGTACTGGGCATACATATCTTTGCGCTCACTTTGGCGATAAGGGCCATGAGGGCCACCGACATCGGGGCCTTCATCCCACTCAAGGCCTAACCAACGGAGTGAGTCGAGGATCTTTTGTTCAGATTCTGACGTACTACGCGTCTGGTCGGTATCCTCGATACGCAAGATAAACTGCCCGCCATGTTGGCGCGCAAAGGCCAGATTGAAAAGTGCAATATAGGCGGTGCCTACATGCGGATCGCCGGTTGGTGAAGGCGCAACGCGAGTACGTACTGTCATTATGTTCCTGCCAAAGCTTACGTATGAACGAAATTAAACAGCCATTATACCTTTAGAGGTATAGCACCGCTATTGAACATGGAAGTTTAGCTCACCAATAAATTGGCTCAAGCTTTGCATAACTAAGATTTTACTTATGCACGAGAAGCTCAATTGAAAATACATGTCTCCGTTCTCGTTATTGATGAAGACGCATCCAGAGCAACTTTGCTTGAACAAGCGCTGATAGACCAAGGATATCAGGTGCTTGCTCGTATCGACTCAACTGACCAACTTGCCGAACATGTTGAGCAACTAAAGCCAGATATGATCATCATAGACCTCGAATCGCCTGACAGAGATGTTCTAGAAAATATGGCATTGTTAAATCAACACTCGCCTCGTCCGGTGGTTATGTTTGCTGAAAAAGGTGACCAAACCACTATAGAAAAAGCGATCCGGTCGGGGGTTAGTGCTTATGTCGTTGATGGCCTCGAAGCCCATCGAATTCGCGCGATATTAGATGTTGCCACGGCTAGATTCAGAGAGTTTCAGACGTTGAAACAAGAGCTTAGCGATGCCCGCTCTGAACTGGAAGATCGAAAAGTCGTTGAGAAAGCCAAAGGGTTGATCATGAAACACAATAACTGTTCTGAAGATCACGCCTTCAAAGCGATGCGCAAAATGGCAATGGATCAACAAAAGCCGATGTACGAAATCGCCCGCAATATTATTTCTGTGTTGGAGTTAATGTCATGACGACCCCATTTTCAAGCGTTCATCTTCCACTGACATTTCCCATGGCAGAAAAGCCTATGCTCAAAATCGGTTTCATCCCTTTGCTGGACTGCATCCCTTTGGTTATTGCCAAAGAGCTCGCTTTCTTTGCTGAAGCAGGTTTGGATGTCAGCCTTTCTAGAGAGGCTTCTTGGGCAAGCATAAGAGATAAAGTAAAGTTCGGCCTATTAGATGCCGCTCAAATGCCCGCAGGTATCGTGCTTGCCAGTGGTATGGGTCTAGGCGCATCACAGCCTATGGTAACCGCTATAGGTTTAGGGCAAAACGGCAATGCCATTACCGCATCTAACCCACTCTATGATGCGCTTAACCCCCAAAATCTATCGATGAATAGTGAATCGGCCGCTACGGCTCTGAAGTCATACTTAAAAACATCCGACTCAGAACTGACCATAGCATCCGTTCATACCTACTCAACTCATCACTTTTTACTGAGAGATTGGTTAAACCACTACAATATTGATCCAGAGAACAAGATCCGGCAGATCGTCGTTCCGCCACCGCAAATGGTTGATGCAATGGAACGGGGGATGATTGATCTCTTCTGTGCCGGGGAGCCTTGGAACAGCATAGCTCAAATTCACCAAGTCGGGCATAAACTATTGAGCGGCCACCAAATTTGGGAGAATGCACCCGATAAGGTTCTCGGTGTTACCAAAGAATGGCATAACCATCATCCATACACACATCAGCGGCTTATTTCAGCCATTCTTAAAGCGTGTTTATGGTTGGATGATGAGAAAAACAAACGCTTAGGTTTTCAGCTACTCCATGACAGCCATTATATGGATATTGATTTAGGGAATATAAACCTGATGCTTGGAAAGCACCGCTTCAGCCCTCCATCTGCAACATTCCCGTGGCTGTCTCAAGCCAGTTGGTTCACGCGACATATTCGTAACTTACACCAGCTACCCGATACTGAGACCTCAGCGGGAAACACCTATCTAACAGGCGTCTATCGTAAGGTAGCAGAGCTAATGAAACTGAATACTCCGTCAGCAGATGCTAAAGCAGAAGGCATCCATTCGGAATCATGGGTAATAAACGGCACTCAGGAACCTATCGAAATGCCGCCTGATATGCGCTTTCGCTAGCACTATTTTTGTGCAACGCACCAAAAAAGGCGCATTCAAGCGTCTTTTTTTATCCTTAATATTCACTACAAACGCGCTAAGCCCTTTTAAAATCCAGTCTTTACCGGGTTGGCACACTACCTGCTTATCCAAACTATCACTACAAATTGTTTTTCAGGCAAAGGCGCCATCAGTCGAGATCTCACCCTCTCGAGCTGGGCGCCTTTCTTTTTTTATATCTGGGAGGACTTCCTATGTCCAAAAATACATTAAATACACTGATTGGCCGCCGTAGCTTAATACGTAAAACATTAATGACTTTTGGTACGGCGGCAGCGGCAGGATTGCTGAACTTGTCGGTAGCACAGGCAAGTATCGGCGAGCCCGAAAAAGAAGATTTAAAATTCGGGTTTATAAAACTCACCGATATGGCTCCCTTGGCTATCGCTTACGAGAAAGGTTTTTTCGAGGATGAAGGCCTGTATGTGACATTAGAAGCCCAAGCCAATTGGAAAGTTTTGTTAGACCGAGTAATCGATGGGCAACTTGACGGTGCCCATATGCTCGCAGGGCAACCACTGGGCGCAACTATTGGCTTTGGAACACAGGCCCACATCATTACAGCGTTCAGCATGGACCTTAACGGTAACGCAATCACCGTATCTAATGAAATATGGGAACAGATGAAGCCTCACATTCCAAAAGATGCCGATGGTAAACCGGTCCACCCAATCAAAGCAGACTACCTAAAACCTGTTGTCGAAAAATACAAAGCTGAAGGTAAGCCCTTCAATATGGGGATGGTCTTCCCGGTATCTACTCATAACTATGAACTTCGTTACTGGCTGGCGGCAGGTGGTATTAAGCCCGGCTATTATGCACCTCATAAAGGTGATACGTCAGGAAAACTGGATGCCGATGCTCTGCTATCGGTAACACCTCCCCCTCAAATGCCCGCCACACTAGAAGCCGGCACTATCTATGGTTACTGCGTGGGTGAGCCTTGGAACCAGCAAGCCGTGTTCAAAGGCATCGGTGTGCCTGTCGTGACAGACTATGAAATCTGGAAAAACAACCCTGAAAAAGTATTTGGGGTGTCCAGTAAATGGGCAGAAAATTATCCCAACACTCACAAACGCGTTGTAAAAGCGATGATTCGTGCAGCCAAATGGTTAGACGAAAACAACAACGCCAACCGCCCAGAAGCTGTAAAGATTTTATCTCAGCCTAATTATGTGGGGGCAGATTATGAAGTGATCGCCAATTCTATGACCGGTTCTTTTGAATACGAGAAAGGTGACAAACGAGATGTCCCTGACTTCAACGTGTTCTTCCGTTACAACGCCACTTACCCCTACTACTCAGACGCTATTTGGTATCTCACTCAGATGCGTCGCTGGGGACAAATTCCTGATCAAAAGCCAGACAGCTGGTATATGGATATTGCGAAAAAAGTCTATCGCCCAGATATCTACGCAGAAGCAGCTCAATCCCTTATTGACGATGGCGTCATGGACGCAAGTGACTTCCCTGACTTTGCAACTGAGGAAGGTTTCCGAGAACCACAAACGCATTTCATTGACGGCATTACCTACGACGGCCGTCAACCAAATGACTATCTAAAGCAATTCAAAATCGGCCTAAAAAACGACGAAACACTGTGATATCAGTACCTGGCCCTCTCAAACGAGGGCCATATAAGGAGCCAAGCAATGAGCACCCTCTTACTTAAAATGAACTGGCTTACCCCCTTTATACAGATAATTAAAGGTGATCGCCCTGGAGATCAGCTCATGCTGATTCTAAAGCACACGGGGGTTCCGCTGATCGGGTTATTGGCGTTCCTTTTTGTGTGGCATATTGGTGCGCAAAATATCAATACCTCATTGGGCACCTTCCCTGGCCCCGCGCAGGTGTATCAGCAATCATTAACACTGATTGAAGAGCATACAGCCGAACGCCAAAAAGAGGAGGCTTTTTATCAGCGCCAGGAAGCACGAAATGCTAAGAAACTCGAAAAAAATCCAGACGCTACCATAAAAATTCGCCCTTATACCGGCTCTCCCACTTTTTTTGATCAGATATTAACCAGTCTAATTACAGTCATGGCAGGCTTTATTTTGGCCTCCGTCATTGCCATTCCATTAGGGATCATGATTGGTCTTAACAGCACATTATATTCAGCTATTAATCCATTGATCCAACTATTCAAACCCGTATCTCCTTTAGCTTGGCTACCACTGGTAACCATGGTCGTCAGTGCCGTTTATACCTCCGATGACCCGATGTTTGCCAAGTCATTCATTACCTCTCTACTCACAGTGTCCCTCTGCTCTTTGTGGCCAACCTTAATTAACACTGCCGTTGGTGTATCAGGTATCAGCAAGGATTTACAGAACGTCAGTCAGGTGTTGCGCCTTGGGTGGCTAACACACGTTATTAAGATTGTGATTCCCGCGTCTATACCTGCCGTATTTACAGGCCTTCGCTTATCGCTGGGCATCGCATGGATGGTATTGATTGCGGCAGAAATGCTTGCGCAAAACCCTGGCTTGGGAAAATTCGTTTGGGATGAGTTTCAGAACGGAAGCTCTGATTCGTTGGGTCGCATCATGGTAGCGGTACTTGCTATCGGTTTTATCGGCTTCCTATTGGATCGTCTGATGCTGGTTATTCAGCGCAAGGTTTCCTGGGATAAATCATCAGCATTACGTTAAGAAACATCGTAAAAATTTACTGGAGAAACATCATGATTCATTTAGACATTTCCGATGTATCTATCGAGTTCCCAACGCCAAATGGACCATTCAAGGCTTTGGATAGCGTTAATTTGAAGATTAAAGAAGGTGAGTTCATTTCTTTAATCGGACACTCGGGTTGCGGTAAATCAACCGTTCTGAATATCGTTGCTGGTCTTTACCAGGCAACTCGCGGTGGTGTTGTTCTTGATGGGAAAGAAGTATTTGAGCCCGGCCCAGAAAGAGCCGTGGTATTTCAGAACCATTCATTATTACCCTGGCTAACCGTTTATCAAAACGTAGAGCTTGCAGTTAAACAAGTTTTTAAAGGGAAAAAATCTAAAGCGGAGATGCGCGAATGGATTCTCCATAACCTTGAACTTGTCCATATGAGCCATGCTTTGGACAAGCGCCCTGATGAAATATCTGGCGGCATGAAACAACGTGTAGGCATCGCGCGAGCCTTATCAATGGAACCAACGGTGTTGCTGATGGATGAACCCTTTGGTGCTTTGGATGCTCTGACTCGTGCTCACCTTCAAGACTCTCTGATGGACATACAAAACGACCTGAATAACACCGTCATTATGATCACTCATGATGTGGATGAGGCAGTTCTACTCTCTGACCGTATTGTCATGATGACCAATGGCCCCGCTGCTACCGTCGGTGAAATTTTGGATATTGGGTTAGAACGCCCAAGGAATCGGATACAGCTCGCTGATGATCCTGAGTACAACCATTACCGCCACGAAGTGTTGAGTTTCCTCTATGAGAAACATTGTAAAGCAGCATAATCCTATGAATAGCCCTATCCATACAAACCTAAAGAAACCGCATTTAGTCATCATTGGCTGCGGGATGGCGTGCGGGAAGCTCCTTGAAGCATTAATTAAACGTGATGCAGAGCACTATCACATTTCCGTTATAGGAGAAGAAAACACACCCAACTACAACCGTATTATGCTGTCTCCATTACTGGCGGGTGAGATTACTCAAGAAGCACTCATTTTAAATTCACTCGCTTGGTATGAGGCCAATAGGATCACGCTCTACTCTGGCGAGAAAGTCATCCATGTCAATACTGATCGAAAATCTCTGACAACTGATGTCGGGACTGAGCTCTGTTACGACCATCTGGTTTTTGCCACAGGTTCTCGCCCCGCTAAGATTCCAGCATCAGGCCAACACCTGAAAAACATTTTTGCTTTTCGTACTCTTAAAGACGTAGAGGGTATTCTCCAAGTAGTCCATAAAGCGAAAAAGGCGCTCGTTATTGGAGGCGGACTTTTGGGGCTTGAAGCCGCTTATGGGCTTGCACTACAGGGCGTCCACACAACGGTCATACACCGCTCGTCTCATTTGCTTAATCGCCAGCTAGACTCCGCTGCGGGTGCATTGTTACAAACATCGATGGAGGCGCTCGGTGTTAACTCAATACTCAATGACGAGGTAGCCTCTTTTGAAGGGAGTGAAGCGGTTAAAACCGCTACACTAAAGAGCGGTCTTACGCTCTCAGTCGATCTGGTGATCATCGCAACGGGTATAACGCCAGAAATCACCTTGGCTCGTCAGGTATCTTTAGCCTGCAATCGCGGCATTAAAGTCGATGATAACCTCTTAACCAGTGACGCCAATATCAGTGCACTGGGGGAATGCATCGAACATAAAAATACAACGTTCGGCTTAGTTGCTCCGATATGGGATCAAGTCGAAATCCTTGCAGATAGATTAATCTACTCGCGTCAATCACCTTATGTGCAACGACCTTCTCCAACTAAGTTAAAAGTATCAGGAATTGATCTGTTTTCGGCTGGCGACATTTCAGAAAAAACCGATGATCAAGTCATTCTAATCCAAGATACCGCCAGCCATATCTATCGAAAGTTCATTCTACGCAACCAACGCTTGGTCGGCATCGTGCTGTTTGGTGATGTTCAGGGAGGTAATACCTACTTTGAACTTCTAGACAGCCAACAGCCAATACCCCACTTGTTGCCTCCCCTGCTACTTGGGGATCTTACAACCCATTCTGCAATTGCCGAATCTGCACACCTTGGGTCAGAAAATGATCTGACAGGAGCGACTTTATGAAGAAGAAAAATCTCATTGTGATTGGTAACGGCATGGTCGGCCATCAGTTTTTACAAAGCCTTGCCGATTCAGGTCAAATTGATCAGTTCAATGTTACCGTGTTTTGCGAAGAACCGCGCTTAGCTTACGACAGAGTCTATCTAAGTAGTTATTTCACGGGAGCAACCGCAGAAGATCTTGCGATGGGCGATATTGAAACCTACCAGAGCTGGGGGCTAAATGTATTAGTTGGTGAAACAGTGACAAGCATTGATCGTGACGATCAACGTGTCTACACCAATAAAGGCACTATCTTATATTTTGACAAGTTAGTTCTAGCCACTGGTTCTTATCCTTTCGTTCCTCCGGTTCCGGGACATGAACGGGAAAACTGTTTGGTTTATCGCACGATTGAAGACTTAGAAGCAATAAAGGCTGCAGCTGAAAAAGGAAAGATTGGTGTTGTCGTTGGAGGGGGCTTATTAGGGCTTGAAGCGGCAAAAGCACTCAAAGACCTAGGGTTAGAAACCCATGTTGTCGAGTTTGCACCTCGCCTAATGGCAGTTCAACTCGATGAAGGGGGTGGACAGCTACTACGACACAAGATAGAAAAGCTCGGCGTTAAAGTACATACGGGCAAAAACACGCTACAGATAATTGATGGCGAAGGTGCACTTCATCGTATGGAATTTGCCGACGGCGAAGTCTTAGAAACCGATGTTATTCTTTTCTCTGCGGGCATTCGGCCTCGGGATAATTTAGCGCGTCAATGTGATATTGAAGTCGGTGAACGCGGCGGGATTGTTATAGATAACAACTGCCAAACATCAGATGAAAACATCTATGCTATTGGCGAGTGCGCCCTTTGGAACGGACGTATTTACGGACTGGTTGCCCCAGGTTATGCGATGGCTAAAGTGGTTGTATCCCAACTCATTGGTGAAGATAGTCAGTTCCTCGGTGCGGATATGAGCACTAAGCTCAAATTAATGGGTGTAGATGTCGCTAGCATCGGCGATGCGCATGCTCACACAAAACACTCGAAATGCTACATTTATAATGATGAAGTCAATGAAGTCTATAAGAAACTTGTCGTTTCTGAGTCTGGGAGCAAGCTTCTCGGCGCGATTCTTGTCGGTGAAGCCAATGA includes:
- a CDS encoding ABC transporter permease, with the protein product MLILKHTGVPLIGLLAFLFVWHIGAQNINTSLGTFPGPAQVYQQSLTLIEEHTAERQKEEAFYQRQEARNAKKLEKNPDATIKIRPYTGSPTFFDQILTSLITVMAGFILASVIAIPLGIMIGLNSTLYSAINPLIQLFKPVSPLAWLPLVTMVVSAVYTSDDPMFAKSFITSLLTVSLCSLWPTLINTAVGVSGISKDLQNVSQVLRLGWLTHVIKIVIPASIPAVFTGLRLSLGIAWMVLIAAEMLAQNPGLGKFVWDEFQNGSSDSLGRIMVAVLAIGFIGFLLDRLMLVIQRKVSWDKSSALR
- a CDS encoding ANTAR domain-containing response regulator, whose product is MKIHVSVLVIDEDASRATLLEQALIDQGYQVLARIDSTDQLAEHVEQLKPDMIIIDLESPDRDVLENMALLNQHSPRPVVMFAEKGDQTTIEKAIRSGVSAYVVDGLEAHRIRAILDVATARFREFQTLKQELSDARSELEDRKVVEKAKGLIMKHNNCSEDHAFKAMRKMAMDQQKPMYEIARNIISVLELMS
- a CDS encoding NAD(P)/FAD-dependent oxidoreductase, with amino-acid sequence MRNIVKQHNPMNSPIHTNLKKPHLVIIGCGMACGKLLEALIKRDAEHYHISVIGEENTPNYNRIMLSPLLAGEITQEALILNSLAWYEANRITLYSGEKVIHVNTDRKSLTTDVGTELCYDHLVFATGSRPAKIPASGQHLKNIFAFRTLKDVEGILQVVHKAKKALVIGGGLLGLEAAYGLALQGVHTTVIHRSSHLLNRQLDSAAGALLQTSMEALGVNSILNDEVASFEGSEAVKTATLKSGLTLSVDLVIIATGITPEITLARQVSLACNRGIKVDDNLLTSDANISALGECIEHKNTTFGLVAPIWDQVEILADRLIYSRQSPYVQRPSPTKLKVSGIDLFSAGDISEKTDDQVILIQDTASHIYRKFILRNQRLVGIVLFGDVQGGNTYFELLDSQQPIPHLLPPLLLGDLTTHSAIAESAHLGSENDLTGATL
- a CDS encoding sensor domain-containing diguanylate cyclase, which produces MFLSGTHSELASQIEAIGTPVSIWERAKNGKFNFVSGNTLFQQIVDSEVSSLIGHDVNAVIPRYIVKDVKEALITCVKDQKSIENEIVIERHGRPRWWRFNYSPLVSRNGEVVRVLSTSIEITEKKELEKSLETSMKRFEAVINSAYDGIITIDNDQNIKMFNQAAGEMFDIAHQDAVGMPLVNLLPGRFRHKHNDYVAGFNESPVMSRPMHTRASVMGLRQDGTEFPLEVTISKIRVGQTTEMTAVLRDISERARLIEELRAAAATDPLTGINNRRSFEKQLEAESARCIRFDHTMAIVMFDLDKFKRVNDQFGHTYGDTVLLSVVKQVQSQIRDVDVFARWGGDEFVVLLPETGLDGALKWAEKTRSLVEQQQKNENHAGLTLSMGVTISSGEKDYAQLLATVDQLLFSAKAEGRNRIKHE
- a CDS encoding CmpA/NrtA family ABC transporter substrate-binding protein, with translation MTFGTAAAAGLLNLSVAQASIGEPEKEDLKFGFIKLTDMAPLAIAYEKGFFEDEGLYVTLEAQANWKVLLDRVIDGQLDGAHMLAGQPLGATIGFGTQAHIITAFSMDLNGNAITVSNEIWEQMKPHIPKDADGKPVHPIKADYLKPVVEKYKAEGKPFNMGMVFPVSTHNYELRYWLAAGGIKPGYYAPHKGDTSGKLDADALLSVTPPPQMPATLEAGTIYGYCVGEPWNQQAVFKGIGVPVVTDYEIWKNNPEKVFGVSSKWAENYPNTHKRVVKAMIRAAKWLDENNNANRPEAVKILSQPNYVGADYEVIANSMTGSFEYEKGDKRDVPDFNVFFRYNATYPYYSDAIWYLTQMRRWGQIPDQKPDSWYMDIAKKVYRPDIYAEAAQSLIDDGVMDASDFPDFATEEGFREPQTHFIDGITYDGRQPNDYLKQFKIGLKNDETL
- a CDS encoding CmpA/NrtA family ABC transporter substrate-binding protein, yielding MTTPFSSVHLPLTFPMAEKPMLKIGFIPLLDCIPLVIAKELAFFAEAGLDVSLSREASWASIRDKVKFGLLDAAQMPAGIVLASGMGLGASQPMVTAIGLGQNGNAITASNPLYDALNPQNLSMNSESAATALKSYLKTSDSELTIASVHTYSTHHFLLRDWLNHYNIDPENKIRQIVVPPPQMVDAMERGMIDLFCAGEPWNSIAQIHQVGHKLLSGHQIWENAPDKVLGVTKEWHNHHPYTHQRLISAILKACLWLDDEKNKRLGFQLLHDSHYMDIDLGNINLMLGKHRFSPPSATFPWLSQASWFTRHIRNLHQLPDTETSAGNTYLTGVYRKVAELMKLNTPSADAKAEGIHSESWVINGTQEPIEMPPDMRFR
- the gltX gene encoding glutamate--tRNA ligase, producing MTVRTRVAPSPTGDPHVGTAYIALFNLAFARQHGGQFILRIEDTDQTRSTSESEQKILDSLRWLGLEWDEGPDVGGPHGPYRQSERKDMYAQYAHELVEKGFAFHCYRTSEELDELREARRAAGGHTALKQSDLALPPEEVEKRKAAGAPYVIRMVVPEGEGVCVVDDLLRGPIELEWGMVDAQILLKSDGMPTYHLANVVDDHLMEITHVIRGEEWINSAPKHKLLYQYFGWDMPTLCHMPLLRNPDKSKLSKRKNPTSILYYQRMGYMAEALLNYLGRMGWSMPDESEKFSRDEMFANFDIQRVSLGGPVFDQEKLSWLNGLWLRENLTHEQFAAKFQEWALNPEYLMQIVPLIQQRVEKFSDVAPLAGFFLSGMLPIKESDFEHKSVTLEDAKRILQFSVWFLDTENNWDKDHLFAQLKQLSEQMGYKLRDFLFPLFIAIAGTNQTVSVMDSMSILGPDMSRARLRHAVNLLGGPSKKEAKRWEKEFKELTL
- a CDS encoding ABC transporter ATP-binding protein, translated to MIHLDISDVSIEFPTPNGPFKALDSVNLKIKEGEFISLIGHSGCGKSTVLNIVAGLYQATRGGVVLDGKEVFEPGPERAVVFQNHSLLPWLTVYQNVELAVKQVFKGKKSKAEMREWILHNLELVHMSHALDKRPDEISGGMKQRVGIARALSMEPTVLLMDEPFGALDALTRAHLQDSLMDIQNDLNNTVIMITHDVDEAVLLSDRIVMMTNGPAATVGEILDIGLERPRNRIQLADDPEYNHYRHEVLSFLYEKHCKAA